One Miscanthus floridulus cultivar M001 chromosome 11, ASM1932011v1, whole genome shotgun sequence DNA window includes the following coding sequences:
- the LOC136493831 gene encoding FCS-Like Zinc finger 2-like: MASAFFFDAEPVCELPILLPALDACALCAKPLGRDCDIFMYRGDTPFCSDECRGEQMQLDAIRARRAAARRQQQQQYSSRTESRHQESRKVSVAT, encoded by the coding sequence ATGGCCTCCGccttcttcttcgacgccgagccGGTGTGCGAGCTCCCCATCCTGCTGCCCGCGCTGGACGCCTGCGCGCTCTGCGCCAAGCCGCTGGGACGCGACTGCGACATCTTCATGTACAGAGGGGACACGCCCTTCTGCAGCGACGAGTGCCGCGGCGAGCAGATGCAGCTTGACGCCATCCGCGCCAGGCGGGCCGCCGCacggaggcagcagcagcagcagtactcCTCCAGAACGGAGTCCAGGCACCAGGAGTCCAGAAAGGTGTCTGTGGCGACATGA